ACGCCGGTGTCCCGGGGTACGCTTTCCATCAGCGGCTTCGGATGCTCGGGCTCATCCGCGCGAGGGTCCGCGTGGACATCGTCATCCTGACCGCCAGCATGGCCAACGACCCGTGGGAAGACCTGCGAATCGCCCCCTATCTCGGGAGCCATCTTCCGTGGTACTCGGGCGACTGGAAGCACCCGGACAGCTTCCTGGCGCGGATGATCCGTCGCAGCCGGTTGCTGACCATCCTGGACAGGAAGTCGAGGGGCCTGCAGCTGGCGCTGGTCAACATCAGCCCGCCGGCCACACGGGAGATGGGGCGGGCCATGGGGCTGCTGATTGATGAGTGCCGGCGGGACCACATCCCGGTGCTAACGGTGATCTGCCCGCGCCGGTCCGAGGTAGAGGGCGGGAGCGGGTTCCTGCACAGGTTGTCCCTGGTGCTGACGAAGGGCGCCCGCGACGAGACCCTCAGGGTCCTGGGCTCGCGCCGGGTGCCGGTCCTGGACATCACTCCCGTGCTGGCCGGCCTGGAGCGCCGAGAGGGGGCCTTCCTCAAGCGGGATCCGCACTGGACTTCCCACGGTCAGCAGGAGGTTGCGGCCGCGGTGTTCGCAGCGCTCCCCCCGGAGTGGCTGGCCGCGCGCAGCGGGGATTGACCGAATGCCGGGAATGGACGGCGCTAGAAGCTGATCACCTTGTCCGCTTCGGCTGTCCACCGAGCGAGATGGCTCATCGTGCTCACCTCGGCGCCACCCGCAAGGGCCTGCCCCGCGATCCCGCGCGCTTCGCAGCAGGAACCGCATGCCTTCACCTGCCCGCCTGCATTCGCGATGGCCCTGAGCATCCTCTCGAGATTGTAGTAGCCGTCCGGCGTCTTCTGGCCGGCCACAGCGCACGTCACCGCGTCCGCCATGAGGAACACCCAGACCTCGATTCCCTGGTGTTCCTTCTGCAGCGCCATTGCGAGGCGAAGGGCGTTGTAGGCCTTCTCACTGCCGTAGCCGCCGTCGTTGATGATCAATAGGATCTTCATCCTGGTTCGCTCCTCAAATCACCATCCGAGCTTCGTCTCGCCCGCGATGCCGTTCCGCATCTTCCAGAGATAGAAGGAGGCGAAGGCCTTCTTCGCCCACAGCCAGTGCTTCCCGGAATGAAGCGCCACGCGATTGCGGGGCGGCCGGATGGGGTCAGCTGCCATGTACACTGCCGTTCCACCCATGTCCATGATGCAGGTGGCCGACAGCTCCGGGGAAGACACCGCGCCGCCGCGCAGCCCGGCCGCGATGCTGCGGGCGGCAATCCGCGCCATCTGCTCCGTCATGTGCCCCGTCTTGGGGAAGTTCACCGGAACCGGGGTTATATCCGCCGGCGGCAGGGCGACCGCGACACCGACCGCGTAGACATTTGCCAGGTCCTTGTGCCGGTAGCAGTCAGTGACCGGTATGAAGCCCTTGGGATTCGCGAGGCCCGGTGAGTCTGCCACGGCCCTGATGCCGGCCAGTGGCGGAATAATGAGCGAATAGCGGGAGTCGAGTGCTTCCCCGCCGGCCAGCTCGATGCCACCCTCGGCGATCCTCGTCACCGCGGCCGAGGTCCGGAATTGAATGTCCCGCTCTTCCAGGGCGCCCTCCAGGAACTGCCGCGCGCGGCCAAAGCCGCCCACGCCCATGTGCCCCAGGAAGGGCTCGGGAGTTACGAACGTGATGGGCACCTTGTGCCGCATGCGCCGACGCCGCAGGGCATGATCGATCTCGAACACGAACTCGTACGCAGGCCCGATGCAGCTCGCTCCCGGTGCGCAGCCCACCACCACGGGTCCCGGGGCTTCCAGGAACCGTCGCCACGCATCCCCGGCCTCTTCCGCCTCCGGCGGGGACATCAGTGAATGCCCCGGCCCGGTGAATGGGCCCAGGCCCGGAATGGCCTCGCTGGCACTTCGATGTCCCGTGGCCACGACCAGGTAGTCGTATTCCAACTCCTGCCCGGCCATGGCCACCCGCTGCCCCTGCACATCAATCCCCCGGACCTCCCCGTGAACGAAACGGATCTGCTTCCGGCCGAGCGGGTGCTGCAGGTCAAAGGCAATGCGCTCGACAGTGGTGGTTCCCAGCGCGACCCACGGCAGCGATGGGATGAACACGAACCTGCGGTCCTTGCTGACGAGAGAGATCTCGCAATCCCTCCCGAGGAGACGCCGGAGTTCGTAGGCGGCGGTGAGCCCGCCAAAGGAGCCTCCCAGGATGACAATCCGCAATTCAGACCTCCTTGCCGGCGGATGCCACGGGCAGCCCGCGGCCCTGCCATTCCCGAACCCCGTCCTCGAGCCGCGCAGCCCGGTAACCACGCCTGCGCAGCATCTCGACCGCGTTCACCGCGAGGACGCAGTACGGTCCCCGGCAGTAGGCCACGATTTCCTGGTCGCGGGGCAATTCGGCAAGGCGGGCCCTGAGCTGCTTGAGAGGGATCGAGAGCGCCCCGGCGATGTGCGCCGCGCGAAACTCCTCCGGGGGCCGAACGTCGATGAGCACCGTCTCCCCGCGCCGGACCCGCCGCGCGAGCTCCCTTCGATCCAGCGGCTCCATCCCCCGGTGGCCCTGAAAATAGCCCCGGACGATCTGATCCAGCTCCGCCAGGCGCTTTTCCGCCAGCCCGCGGAGGCCGCCGAGAAACCCCGCCACGGCCGAGTCCGCGAGACGGTAGGTGACGTACACACCCTCCTTCGTGGATTCCACCAGCCGGGCCGCGCGCAGGGCCTGGAGATGGTGGGATGCCGCGGCCACCGATACGCCCGCCTCCCGCGCCAGGACCTCCACGGTCCGCTCCCCCTGGGAAAGCAGGTCCAGCAGCTCCAGGCGCTTTGGGCTCGAGGCCGCCTTCCCAATGCGTGCGAACTGCTCGTAGACCGCATCCTTGAACCCTCGATCCGGACTGGGCTTCGCCATGCACGTATCCTCCATATATTCAAACAACTACTTGAGTATGCGCGAGTTCCCCGCCGGTGTCAACGCGGCTGTCCGCATCTGGCAGAGTCGTCGGACTGACGCGAAGCTCACCGCCGCGCCGGCGATGCGGGCCGTGGGCATCGTCTCCGGGGGAATCGCGGCGCCGGTTCTCCTCCTGTCGGGCTCCCGGTGAACCCGGGACTGGGGCCCTGATGGGCGAGAAGTCCCCGATTGGAGGGCCTGCGGAGCACAGCCATCCCCATGCACCGGACTTGCACCATCGGCACGATCATCGGAAGGCGGAAGCCGGCACCGAGGCTGACTTCAAGGGTCAGGGAGGCGTTCGCTCCCCGCATGGCCCGTGTCCGCCCGGCGTGGCTCCTGCGCCTGCAGTCGCAGCAAGCTCAACAATGCGCCCGAACCCCGATACACCCATCCCACATCTAAAGACCGGCATGGCTCCATCGCGACCCCCCGAACCCAACGGGGCCGGCCTGGAATTCCGCGAGTGGAATTCCATGATACCCAGCTCGCCTTTTGCATTCCTCCCCGCAGCCTTCAGGCTGAAGCGGGGAGGCGCCCCGCCGGTCCGATTCCGGGCCGGCCACCACCGCCGTAGCCACGGCATGCGAATCGCCCTCCCGCAGGCCGCGCGGGACGTCACGTGGATCTCGTGCGCCGCGGCCTTGCATCGCCCGCTCCTGCGGCCGATGAAGGAGTGCACCATGAAACTGGTTCGCATGTTTTTGCTTGTCGCCCTGACCACGGGCATGTTCGCTCTTCCGATGACCGCCACGGCCACCGACGTGGACGGTCCCGACGACTGCCAGAAGCCCACGGAAGACTTCGGCGACGCGCCTGAAATCGTGCTGGCCTACCCCGGAGTCCCGGGCCGCTTCCCCACCTGCCTCGCCCCGTCGGCGCCGGGAACCCAGACGCTGGGCTGCGCGCCCATCAGCACTCCCCCCGGCCCCACGGGTTTCGTGCGCCACCTGACTTTCGCCGCCATGGCCCCCTACTGGCTCGGTTGCTACACGTCTCCCGGTGGACTTCTGGGTATTGACCGCGAGGGCGAGGGCAAGATCAACTCCCCGTCGGTCGGCTGGAGCTTCTGCCTTCCCGGCGCCACCGCGGACTGCGTGGAGAGCGGGTTTGGACTGACCTTCGACCAGGACGAGTGCTACGGGGACGGCTCGGACGCGGGCCTGCTCAGCATGCCGGTGTTCACGCCGTGCTCCCCGGCGACTGTCACGTTCAGCATGGCTTCCTGCCTGGTGCCGCGGCAGGTGTTCCTGAACATCCTGGTGGACATGAACGAGGACGGCGACTGGAACGACAACTACATCTGCCCCGACGGGACCTGCGCCTATGAGTGGGCGGTGAAGAACAGCCCGCTCGTCCTGCCCGGCATCTGCGGCCCGGTGACTTCCCCGGCCTTCCCGGTCGGTCCCAAGTCTCCCAACGGGCGCGGCTGGATGCGCATCACCGTGTCCGACACCCCGGTGAACGACGACTTCCCATGGGCCGGTTCGGCCACC
The DNA window shown above is from Candidatus Eisenbacteria bacterium and carries:
- a CDS encoding DsrE family protein: MKILLIINDGGYGSEKAYNALRLAMALQKEHQGIEVWVFLMADAVTCAVAGQKTPDGYYNLERMLRAIANAGGQVKACGSCCEARGIAGQALAGGAEVSTMSHLARWTAEADKVISF
- a CDS encoding metalloregulator ArsR/SmtB family transcription factor produces the protein MAKPSPDRGFKDAVYEQFARIGKAASSPKRLELLDLLSQGERTVEVLAREAGVSVAAASHHLQALRAARLVESTKEGVYVTYRLADSAVAGFLGGLRGLAEKRLAELDQIVRGYFQGHRGMEPLDRRELARRVRRGETVLIDVRPPEEFRAAHIAGALSIPLKQLRARLAELPRDQEIVAYCRGPYCVLAVNAVEMLRRRGYRAARLEDGVREWQGRGLPVASAGKEV
- a CDS encoding FAD-dependent oxidoreductase, producing the protein MRIVILGGSFGGLTAAYELRRLLGRDCEISLVSKDRRFVFIPSLPWVALGTTTVERIAFDLQHPLGRKQIRFVHGEVRGIDVQGQRVAMAGQELEYDYLVVATGHRSASEAIPGLGPFTGPGHSLMSPPEAEEAGDAWRRFLEAPGPVVVGCAPGASCIGPAYEFVFEIDHALRRRRMRHKVPITFVTPEPFLGHMGVGGFGRARQFLEGALEERDIQFRTSAAVTRIAEGGIELAGGEALDSRYSLIIPPLAGIRAVADSPGLANPKGFIPVTDCYRHKDLANVYAVGVAVALPPADITPVPVNFPKTGHMTEQMARIAARSIAAGLRGGAVSSPELSATCIMDMGGTAVYMAADPIRPPRNRVALHSGKHWLWAKKAFASFYLWKMRNGIAGETKLGW